In Dendropsophus ebraccatus isolate aDenEbr1 chromosome 14, aDenEbr1.pat, whole genome shotgun sequence, the following proteins share a genomic window:
- the XYLT2 gene encoding xylosyltransferase 2, producing MAASGRVLKLGRRYKYLAAAALALLLIQGLVVWSFSGLDEDGEINTPQKRNRSPDKAEHSKDPDSSAGRRSWRSRVKGGRAGSEVARVSKETKSKLSTRVHVLQETWANLTRDGDTGSVEGPHPTDHSFTPKCEIKGKDALSALARAPTQKCQQEIANLVCLHQQGQLMPKSLPRYCRVTGKMTSGLQWEESDIGAPLPEKPLRVVYMLVVHGRAVRQLKRLIKAIYHKDHFYYIHVDQRSNYLHHEVVEMAHHYTNIRVTPWRMITIWGGASLLTMYLRSMQDLLEMTDWPWDFFINLSATDYPTRTNQELVYFLTKYKDKNFLKSHGRDNARFIKKQGLDRLFHECDSHMWRLGERPIPEGIVLDGGSDWFALTRTFVKYVTYTQDVLVSELRRFYMYTLLPAESFFHTVLENSKDCNTLVDNNLRVTNWNRKLGCRCQYKHIVDWCGCSPNDFKPQDIVRLQQLSRPTFFARKFESSVNQEVLDILDAHLFGEPEAGTPGLKAYWENVYNSMEGLGGLTDVTLTAYMSFTRLSLRKLQGPEQESRKSSCSFSADGFPSSIELYFYDDHFQGYLVTQKVQSGETLEFWMMPRGSLRIVDQVGAASRIQSMEVGTEWDPKERIFRNFGGLIGPMDEPVAVQKWTHGVNVTVTVVWIDPTYIIAASYDIAVDSEADFTQYKPPLSQPLYPGVWHVRMLHFWELLAEVKFLVMPLTFRNKQPLQKGDRWLHAGPSRGQYMEQNFQALSGILSLPSRTEIEQEADKKSELMGKDLEKWTDNSLSGFWSVGGICSKTVTTLCPSLPVCSDTHWSSLSSDPKSELGSVRPDGRLR from the exons ATGGCGGCCAGTGGCAGGGTGCTGAAGCTGGGTCGTCGTTACAAATACCTGGCGGCTGCCGCGCTTGCTCTGCTGCTGATACAGGGCCTGGTGGTGTGGAGCTTCAGCGGACTGGACGAGGATGGGGAGATT AATACCCCCCAGAAGAGGAATAGAAGCCCAGATAAGGCAGAACACTCAAAGGACCCTGACAGTTCTGCAGGGCGCAGATCTTGGAGATCCAGAGTGAAGGGAGGGCGAGCGGGTAGTGAGGTAGCCAGAGTGTCTAAGGAGACAAAGTCCAAGCTAAGCACGCGTGTCCATGTCCTGCAGGAGACATGGGCCAACCTGACCAGAGATGGGGACACGGGAAGTGTAGAAGGACCGCACCCCACAGATCACAGCTTCACCCCAAAATGTGAAATCAAGGGGAAAGATGCTTTGTCTGCATTGGCAAGAGCGCCAACACAGAAGTGCCAGCAGGAAATTGCCAACTTGGTGTGTTTACATCAGCAGGGACAGCTCATGCCAAAGAGCTTGCCACGTTACTGCAGGGTAACAG GTAAAATGACCTCCGGTTTGCAATGGGAAGAGTCTGATATAGGAGCGCCCCTGCCGGAGAAACCTCTACGCGTGGTTTATATGCTTGTTGTACATGGGAGAGCAGTACGGCAGCTGAAACGTCTTATTAAAGCAATTTACCACAAAGACCACTTCTACTATATCCATGTGGATCAG CGTTCCAATTACTTACATCATGAGGTGGTTGAGATGGCGCACCACTACACCAATATTCGTGTCACCCCATGGCGCATGATCACAATCTGGGGTGGTGCTAGCCTGCTGACTATGTATCTGCGTAGCATGCAGGATCTGCTTGAGATGACTGACTGGCCATGGGACTTCTTTATCAACCTAAGTGCCACCGACTACCCCACCAG AACCAACCAGGAACTGGTTTACTTTTTAACAAAATACAAAGATAAGAACTTCCTTAAATCTCATGGCCGTGATAATGCTAG GTTCATTAAGAAGCAAGGATTGGATCGTCTTTTCCATGAATGTGACTCCCACATGTGGCGTCTTGGTGAGAGGCCGATTCCAGAGGGTATTGTGTTGGATGGTGGCTCAGACTGGTTCGCTCTGACTCGCACATTTGTGAAATATGTGACCTATACTCAGGATGTCCTTGTTTCCGAGCTGAGGCGCTTTTACATGTACACTCTGCTTCCTGCTGAG TCATTCTTTCATACCGTCCTGGAAAATAGTAAAGATTGCAACACACTTGTGGACAATAACCTCCGAGTGACTAACTGGAACAGGAAACTGGGCTGTAGGTGCCAGTATAAGCACATTGTGGACTGGTGTGGCTGCTCCCCCAATGACTTCAAACCACAAGATATTGTACGATTACAG CAACTTTCCAGGCCGACTTTCTTTGCTAGAAAGTTTGAGTCATCTGTGAATCAAGAAGTCTTGGATATTTTGGATGCCCATTTGTTTGGAGAGCCAGAAGCAGGAACCCCTGGTCTGAAAGCATACTGGGAGAATGTGTATAACAGCATGGAAGGACTAGGAGGTCTCACCGATGTCACCCTGACTGCATACATGTCTTTTACACGTCTGTCACTGCGCAAACTTCAGGGCCCTGAGCAAGAGAGTAGGAAGTCTTCCTGCAG CTTTTCTGCAGATGGTTTCCCCTCAAGTATCGAACTCTATTTTTACGATGACCACTTCCAAGGTTATTTGGTGACCCAAAAAGTCCAGTCAGGTGAGACGCTGGAATTCTGGATGATGCCACGAGGCAGCCTAAGAATAGTTGACCAGGTTGGAGCAGCCAGTCGTATCCAGAGTATGGAG GTGGGCACTGAATGGGATCCCAAAGAGCGAATTTTCCGCAATTTTGGTGGTCTTATTGGGCCCATGGATGAGCCAGTTGCTGTGCAGAAGTGGACCCATGGAGTCAATGTTACAGTCACAGTGGTTTGGATTGATCCTACGTACATAATAGCTGCTTCATATGACATTGCAGTTGACTCCGAGGCTGATTTCACACAATACAAGCCCCCTTTATCCCAACCTCTCTATCCTGGAGTGTGGCATGTTCGCATGCTTCATTTTTGGGAGCTACTGGCTGAAGTAAAATTTTTAGTGATGCCACTTACCTTTAGGAACAAGCAGCCATTACAGAAAG GTGACAGATGGCTACATGCTGGTCCTTCTCGTGGACAGTACATGGAGCAGAATTTTCAGGCTTTGAGTGGAATCCTTAGTCTTCCCTCACGTACTGAGATTGAACAGGAAGCTGATAAAAAGTCTGAGCTTATGGGAAAGGATTTGGAAAAATGGACAGATAATAGCTTAAGTGGCTTCTGGTCTGTCGGGGGAATTTGCAGCAAGACTGTTACAACATTGTGTCCATCACTTCCAGTCTGCTCTGATACACACTGGAGTTCTCTGTCATCGGACCCTAAATCTGAATTGGGGTCTGTCAGACCTGATGGTCGCCTGAGGTAG